The sequence ATCTTACTCCGCGCGCTGTTTATTTTAGCATACAAAAAGTATTCTTCGTCAATTTATTGTTTACTGCGTTTTTTTAGAATTTCTAAAATTTGTTTTTCGCTGAAACGGTCGGATTGCGTTCTGTTTTTTTTATACAAATTGTTGAGAGCGTCTTTGGGCAACGCATTAGAATTGTATTTTGTTGAGTTCAAGTGGCATATTGCCATTGCAAGAGCGTCGGCAGCGTCATCGGGACGAGGAATTTCTTTTAAACCGAGAGCAGATTGAACCATTCTCTGCATTTGCTGCTTATCCGCCGAACCGTAACCCGTTAGCGAAATTTTTACGCTGCGCGGATTATATTCGTATAAAGGTAATTTATTTTGCGCTATTGTTAAAACTATTGCGCCTCTCGCCTGACCTACCTGCGCAACCGTGGCGGCGCGCTTTAAGAAAAACAACTGTTCTATTGCAACAACGTTTGGTTTGTATTTATTTATAACTTCCTGAAGCTGTTTGTTAATGCTTTGAAGTCTTTCTATTAAACTTTCTTTTGAAGTCGTAAGAATCGCCCCGTATGAAACGGGAATTATTTTTTCTCTTTCTATGGATTTTACCACTCCCCAACCGGTTGTTTCAATACCGGGGTCAATTCCTAAAACTATCATTAGTCTCCCAATTTTTCCATATCTTCCGCGGAAATATCAAAGTTTGCGTAAACGTTTTTTACGTCGTCGTGCTCTTCAAGTTCGTCCATAAGTTTAAGCATGCTTTTCGCATCGTCGCCGGTAAGCTTAACGTAGGTCTGCGGAATTAGTGAAATTTCCGCGGACTCCGAAGTTATATTTTTTTCTTTAAGCGCTGTTTTTACTTTATCCAAATCCGAAGGAGCGGTTACAATTTCATAAGTTTCGCTGTCGGGCTCGTTTTTAAAATCTTCAGCGCCTGCTTCCAACGCTATATTCATAAGAGTTTCTTCGTCGCCCGCGCTCTTTTGAACGGTTATATAACCTTTTCTGTCAAACATCCAGCCTACGGAACCTGTTTCTCCCAAATTGCCGTTATGCGATGAAAACATTTTTCTTATTTCAGACGCGGTTCTATTTTTGTTGTCGGTTGTAACTTCAACTATTAACGCAACTCCCGCCGGACCGTAACCTTCGTAATTTATTTCCTCATAAACCAAACCGGGGAGTTCGCCGGTGCCGCGCTGTATTGCTTTTTTAATATTGTCTTGAGGCATGTTGGCTACTTTAGCGTCTTCTATAACTTTTCTAAGACGGGCATTGTGCTCCAGCGCGCCGCCGCCTTCTTTTGCGGCTATAACTATTTCTCTGATAATTTTAGTAAAAACTTTACCTTTTTTTGCGTCTGTTGCGGCTTTTTTGTGTTTAATACTTGCCCACTTATTGTGACCTGACATGGTAACGCTCCTGTATTAGTTTTTTCTTTTTAAATTTATTCCCGATTTCAATTCAAAAACCGATTTTTTAAGCTGCGATTCCACCACGGACATATCAACTGAATTTTTTTTCTTTTCTTTTATTTCTTTTGCAAGTTTCATGGCTTTTTCTATTTTTTCTCTGTTTGCGTCGTCTTGAATTGCAAACTCCGCAACTATATTTGTTTTACCGTTAAAAATTTCTATAAACCCGCCGGTAACTATTATTATTTTTGCTCCCGACAATTCCGTTTGAAGAAGAATTTGCCCTTCAACAAGTTTTGTAACAAGGTTGGCATGTCCGGGCAAAACGGTAATAACGCCGCTTGCCGTAGGAAACGACGCCGACAAAACGTTGCCTTTAAAAGAACTTCCTTCAGGAGATAATATTTCAAGTTCAAAAGTATTCATTTAATTAATTTTCTTTTTTTAGATTAAGACTTTCCCGCTTTTTTAATTGCTTCTTCTATAGTTCCCACCATATAAAACGCCTGCTCCGGAAGGGCGTCGTATTTTCCTTCTATGATGTCTTTAAAACCTTTTATTGTTTCTTCGGTTTTAACGTATCTGCCTTCAAGACCCGTAAACATTTCCGCAACAAACATCGGCTGCGTTAAAAATCTTTGAACTTTTCTGGCGCGGCTTACGGTTAATTTATCTTCGTCGGAAAGCTCGTCCATTCCCAAAATTGCTATTATGTCCTGCAAATCTTTGTATTTCTGTAAAATCTTTTTAACCGACATCGCTACGTTGTAATGGTCTTCTCCGACGGTGTTAGGGTCAAGAAGCCTTGAAGAAGAGGTCAACGGATTTACAGCCGGATAAAGTCCTTGTTCCATAATAGCTCTGTCCAAAGTAAGAGTTGCGTCTAAATGGGCAAAAATCGCAACAGGCGCAGGGTCTGTATAATCGTCGGCGGGAACATAAACCGCCTGCACGGAAGTAACGGAACCTTTATTGGTTGACGTAATTCTTTCCTGCAAGTCGCCCATGTCTTTTGCAAGGTTAGGCTGATATCCCACTGCGGAAGGCATTCTTCCAAGAAGCGCGGAAACTTCGCTGCCGGCCTGCGCAAATCTAAAAATATTATCTATAAACAAAAGAACGTCTTCGCCTTTTTCGTCGCGAAAATATTCGGACATTGTAAGCGCCGTTAAAGCGACTCTCATTCTGTTTCCGGGAGGTTCGTTCATCTGCCCGAAAACCAAAACGGTTTTATCCATAACTTTAGACTCCACCATTTCCATCCACAAATCCGTTCCTTCTCTGGTTCTTTCTCCTACGCCCGCAAAGACAGAGTGTCCTTTGTGAACCGCGGCGATATTTCTTATAAGTTCTTTAACGATAACGGTTTTCCCTACGCCCGCTCCGCCGAAAATTCCTATTTTTCCGCCTTTGGTAAACGGTGAAATTAAATCTATAACTTTTATGCCGGTTTCAAGCATTTCCGGCGTAGTTTTTTGATCTATAAAAGAAGGCGCCGCTCTGTGTATGGGGTTTCTCAAAGAAGAAGCGTCTATTTTGCCAAGCGCGTCTATAGGCTCTCCCAAAACGTTAAAAATTCTGCCGAGAGTTTTTTCTCCCACGGGCACTTTTATAGGCGCGAAAGTTCTTTGAGCAATCATTCCTCTTTTCATAGCGTCGGTGGAACCCATGGCTATTGTTCGGACTTCCGAATTATCCATTTCAAACATGGTTTCAAGAACTAAAGTTTTTCCGTCGGGCATTGTAAGCGTAAGCGCTTCGTAAACTTCCGGAACGGCGCCCTCAAAACGCAAATCTACGACGGCGCCCTGAATTCTTATAACTTTTCCCTGAGAACTGTTTTTTTCATTATTTCCCATTTTAATTTTCCTGTTCCTGTTGCCCGTTGGCAAGGTCTAAAAGTTCGTTAGTAATTTTTTCCTGTCTGGACTTGTTATATATATTTGTTAAAGAATCGGATATTTCGTTTGCGTTCTCTTTTGCGTTTTTCATAGCCGTCATTCTTGCCGCCTGCTCGGAAGCGTAAGCGTTCATTACCGCGCTGTAAAAACGCACTTCAAAATAATACGGCATTAAATCTTCAAGAACTTTACCTGCAGACGGCTCAAATATGTAATCTATTCCGCTTTCCGAAAATTTTTCATTCGGCGCTATCGGGAAAATTTCTTCCGCCAAAGCTTCCTGAATAAGCATATTTTTAAACTCCGTATATACTACGGAAACCGCCGCCGCTTCTTTTGACATATAAAAATTTTTCGCAAGCTCTATCATCGGAGCAATATCTTCAAACCTTGGAAAGCTTGAACCTACGTTAAAAGAAGCTATAACGTTATAATTGTATTTCACCGCGTTATGAACGGCTTTTTTACCTATTGCCACAACGTAATCGTCTTTTGCAATATATGCGGAAAGTTTTTTAAAAAGATTTACTACAAGCCCCCCGCACAAACCTTTGTCTGGCGCAATTATAAAAATTAATTTTTTACCTTCTCTTTCTTTTGAAAACAACTCCGTTCCGTCGCTTAAATCTTTATCTGCAAGAATTTTTTGCACGATATGCGTAATTCTTTTTGCATACGGATTATGCTTTTCCACAGCGCTCTGGGCTTTGCGTATTTTAGACGCAGCAATCATCTCCATAGCTTTTGCTATTTGAGCGATGCTTTGCGACGACTTTATTCTTTTTTTAAGCTGCTGTAGATTTTGAGCCATAATTATTTATTTTTTTAAAACTCTTTATTGTATTTTCAATTTCAGATTTTAAAGCGTCGTCAATTTTTGCGCCGGTTAAAAGTTTTTTAACTTGTTCGGGCGCCGTTTTTTTAACGTAAGCAATCATTTCTTTTTCTACTTCTTTAAGTTTGCCGGCGTCTATGTCGTCAAAAAGTCCGTTTGTTACCGCAAATATTGACAAAATTTCCGAAATCTCGTCGTAAGGCGCATATTGCGGCTGTTTTAAAATTTCAGTTATTCGTTTTCCTCTTTCAAGCCTCTTGAGAGTGTCTTCGTCAAGGTCGCTTCCAAACTGAGCAAAAGACTGAAGTTCTCTAAACTGCGAAAGTTCAAGCCTTACGGGGCCTGCAAGCTGTTTCATAGATTTTGTCTGCGCCGCTCCGCCTACGCGCGAAACCGAAAGACCTACGTTAATAGCCGGACGAATTCCCGAGTTAAACAAATCCGCTTCAAGATATATCTGCCCGTCGGTAATAGAGATTACGTTTGTAGGAACATAGGCTGATAAATCGTTGCCTTGAGTTTCTATTATAGGAAGCGCGGTAAGCGTGCCGCCGCCTTTTTTGTCGGAAAGCCGCGAGGCTCTTTCAAGAAGCCTTGAGTGCAAATAAAAAATATCTCCCGGATACGCTTCGCGTCCGGCGGGTCTTTTAATTAACAAGGAAATTTGTCTGTACGCCCACGCGTGCTTTGTTAAATCGTCGTAAACAACCAAAA is a genomic window of Endomicrobium proavitum containing:
- the ruvC gene encoding crossover junction endodeoxyribonuclease RuvC → MIVLGIDPGIETTGWGVVKSIEREKIIPVSYGAILTTSKESLIERLQSINKQLQEVINKYKPNVVAIEQLFFLKRAATVAQVGQARGAIVLTIAQNKLPLYEYNPRSVKISLTGYGSADKQQMQRMVQSALGLKEIPRPDDAADALAMAICHLNSTKYNSNALPKDALNNLYKKNRTQSDRFSEKQILEILKKRSKQ
- a CDS encoding YebC/PmpR family DNA-binding transcriptional regulator; translated protein: MSGHNKWASIKHKKAATDAKKGKVFTKIIREIVIAAKEGGGALEHNARLRKVIEDAKVANMPQDNIKKAIQRGTGELPGLVYEEINYEGYGPAGVALIVEVTTDNKNRTASEIRKMFSSHNGNLGETGSVGWMFDRKGYITVQKSAGDEETLMNIALEAGAEDFKNEPDSETYEIVTAPSDLDKVKTALKEKNITSESAEISLIPQTYVKLTGDDAKSMLKLMDELEEHDDVKNVYANFDISAEDMEKLGD
- the atpC gene encoding ATP synthase F1 subunit epsilon, with product MNTFELEILSPEGSSFKGNVLSASFPTASGVITVLPGHANLVTKLVEGQILLQTELSGAKIIIVTGGFIEIFNGKTNIVAEFAIQDDANREKIEKAMKLAKEIKEKKKNSVDMSVVESQLKKSVFELKSGINLKRKN
- the atpD gene encoding F0F1 ATP synthase subunit beta; this translates as MGNNEKNSSQGKVIRIQGAVVDLRFEGAVPEVYEALTLTMPDGKTLVLETMFEMDNSEVRTIAMGSTDAMKRGMIAQRTFAPIKVPVGEKTLGRIFNVLGEPIDALGKIDASSLRNPIHRAAPSFIDQKTTPEMLETGIKVIDLISPFTKGGKIGIFGGAGVGKTVIVKELIRNIAAVHKGHSVFAGVGERTREGTDLWMEMVESKVMDKTVLVFGQMNEPPGNRMRVALTALTMSEYFRDEKGEDVLLFIDNIFRFAQAGSEVSALLGRMPSAVGYQPNLAKDMGDLQERITSTNKGSVTSVQAVYVPADDYTDPAPVAIFAHLDATLTLDRAIMEQGLYPAVNPLTSSSRLLDPNTVGEDHYNVAMSVKKILQKYKDLQDIIAILGMDELSDEDKLTVSRARKVQRFLTQPMFVAEMFTGLEGRYVKTEETIKGFKDIIEGKYDALPEQAFYMVGTIEEAIKKAGKS
- the atpG gene encoding ATP synthase F1 subunit gamma — protein: MAQNLQQLKKRIKSSQSIAQIAKAMEMIAASKIRKAQSAVEKHNPYAKRITHIVQKILADKDLSDGTELFSKEREGKKLIFIIAPDKGLCGGLVVNLFKKLSAYIAKDDYVVAIGKKAVHNAVKYNYNVIASFNVGSSFPRFEDIAPMIELAKNFYMSKEAAAVSVVYTEFKNMLIQEALAEEIFPIAPNEKFSESGIDYIFEPSAGKVLEDLMPYYFEVRFYSAVMNAYASEQAARMTAMKNAKENANEISDSLTNIYNKSRQEKITNELLDLANGQQEQEN